A genome region from Akkermansiaceae bacterium includes the following:
- a CDS encoding type II toxin-antitoxin system HicB family antitoxin, with the protein MRNIHYTLYREDSDYVAQCLDHDVSSFGASEAEALANLKEALELYFEDLPESTPTPNISGVTVGELAIA; encoded by the coding sequence ATGAGAAACATCCACTACACGCTTTACCGGGAGGACTCCGATTACGTGGCGCAATGTCTCGATCACGATGTCTCAAGCTTCGGGGCGAGCGAGGCGGAGGCTCTCGCCAACCTCAAGGAGGCACTCGAACTCTACTTCGAGGATCTTCCGGAATCCACACCCACGCCGAACATCTCAGGTGTGACCGTGGGCGAGCTGGCGATCGCATGA
- a CDS encoding PepSY domain-containing protein, whose protein sequence is MSAKRIARPLHRRLALWLVVPLLISLSTGIFYRVGRSWFGMEKPTGQRILDFHTGMVLGETVSLLYTAFTGLGLLLLAISGARLLFASRASRGARGRHRLVAWVLLPPLIATSVTGLGYHFGGHWFGWEEGTLKLLMNIHQGSWLGPTLRPFYILLVGGGLLMLIITGMAMLRPKGKSTRPKA, encoded by the coding sequence ATGTCAGCGAAACGCATCGCCCGTCCCCTTCATCGTCGCCTTGCCTTATGGCTCGTCGTGCCCTTGCTCATTTCCCTCAGCACCGGGATCTTCTACCGCGTGGGTCGCTCCTGGTTCGGCATGGAAAAACCCACCGGGCAGCGAATCCTGGATTTTCATACCGGGATGGTGCTCGGCGAGACCGTCTCACTGCTCTACACTGCCTTCACCGGGCTTGGCCTGCTCCTGCTGGCGATAAGCGGCGCGCGGCTACTGTTTGCCTCCCGTGCTTCCCGCGGTGCGCGTGGCCGCCACCGCCTTGTTGCCTGGGTGTTGCTGCCGCCGTTGATCGCGACGTCGGTGACCGGGCTCGGCTACCATTTCGGAGGGCACTGGTTCGGTTGGGAAGAGGGCACGCTGAAGCTGCTGATGAACATCCACCAGGGAAGCTGGCTCGGCCCCACCCTGCGTCCTTTCTATATCCTGCTGGTTGGCGGAGGTCTGCTGATGCTGATCATCACCGGTATGGCCATGCTCCGCCCAAAAGGAAAGTCCACGAGGCCCAAGGCGTAG
- a CDS encoding polysaccharide deacetylase family protein produces the protein MKTLLLALALAIPAGAATERIAIVKTDDVRTANGKWDRCFKIAHDKGIKVSAGIIADSLEKQGSAYHQWLRKWDATGMVEFWNHGWDHKRWTEGGKNKSEFGGSGYAHQIKHLEKAQAAYKNALGKDFTVFGGPFNAMDQDTAKALGKIPELKLVFCNPGAPATMAMRDRILLPMSLRGEHDGTGKPDFQKFKEDYAKKDSPNLTFAAIQFHPTGFSEKGFKDYAAILDFLKSEGWTFMLPSEYAETKRKRN, from the coding sequence ATGAAAACCCTGCTCCTTGCGCTAGCGCTCGCCATCCCGGCTGGCGCGGCCACCGAACGCATCGCCATCGTCAAAACCGATGACGTCAGGACGGCAAATGGGAAATGGGATCGCTGTTTCAAAATCGCCCATGACAAGGGCATCAAGGTCTCCGCCGGGATCATCGCCGATTCGCTGGAGAAACAGGGCTCCGCATACCACCAGTGGCTGAGAAAATGGGATGCGACCGGCATGGTTGAATTCTGGAACCATGGGTGGGACCACAAGCGCTGGACAGAGGGCGGGAAGAACAAATCCGAATTCGGGGGCTCCGGCTATGCCCACCAGATCAAGCACCTCGAGAAAGCGCAGGCGGCTTACAAGAACGCGCTTGGAAAGGATTTCACGGTCTTCGGAGGCCCGTTCAACGCGATGGACCAGGACACCGCGAAAGCCCTCGGCAAAATCCCCGAACTCAAGCTCGTCTTCTGCAACCCCGGCGCGCCCGCCACCATGGCGATGAGGGACAGGATACTCCTCCCCATGAGCCTGCGTGGTGAACACGACGGCACCGGCAAGCCGGATTTCCAAAAGTTCAAGGAAGACTACGCCAAAAAGGACAGCCCGAACCTCACCTTCGCCGCCATCCAGTTCCACCCCACGGGCTTCAGCGAAAAGGGATTCAAGGACTACGCCGCCATCCTCGATTTCCTGAAATCCGAGGGCTGGACCTTCATGCTTCCCAGCGAATACGCCGAGACCAAAAGGAAACGCAACTAA
- a CDS encoding thymidine kinase, with translation MAKLYFYYAAMNAGKSTVLLQSSHNYKERGMNTLLLAPEIDQRAGIGKIASRIGLEANARTFSQDDDLHALVRSTDATPPIACVLIDEAQFLTPPQVEQLCQLTDDTGIPVLCYGLRTDFQGKLFPGSAALLGWADNLIELKTICHCGRKATMNLRTDDNGNAIKEGAQVEIGGNERYVSMCRKHFREAMR, from the coding sequence ATGGCTAAACTCTACTTCTACTACGCTGCGATGAATGCGGGCAAGAGCACCGTCCTCCTGCAATCGAGCCATAACTACAAGGAGCGTGGGATGAACACACTGCTACTAGCGCCTGAGATCGACCAACGTGCCGGGATTGGGAAAATCGCTTCGCGCATCGGCTTGGAAGCAAACGCAAGGACTTTCAGCCAAGACGACGACCTGCACGCCCTTGTCAGGTCGACCGATGCCACGCCGCCCATCGCCTGCGTGTTGATCGACGAAGCGCAGTTTCTGACTCCGCCGCAGGTGGAGCAACTGTGCCAACTTACGGACGACACCGGCATCCCGGTGCTTTGCTACGGCCTGCGCACCGATTTCCAAGGCAAGCTCTTCCCTGGCAGTGCGGCGCTGTTGGGTTGGGCGGACAATCTGATCGAGCTGAAGACGATCTGCCACTGCGGCCGCAAAGCCACGATGAATCTCCGAACCGATGACAATGGAAATGCGATCAAGGAGGGTGCCCAAGTCGAGATCGGCGGCAACGAGCGCTACGTCTCCATGTGCCGGAAGCATTTCCGCGAAGCGATGCGCTGA
- a CDS encoding septal ring lytic transglycosylase RlpA family protein — translation MIAFVGLALIPSCADTGNANSVALSKVNKDEYRVKSVQHGKASWYSIKTNYGTKTASGQTLCNNAPTAAHKTLPMGTKVRVVNMANNKSEVVTINDRGPFIKGRIIDVTIGTAEKLGFVNRGVVPVKVEVLDKAENADS, via the coding sequence ATGATCGCCTTCGTAGGCCTCGCCCTCATCCCAAGCTGCGCCGACACCGGAAACGCGAACTCTGTCGCATTGTCCAAGGTAAATAAGGACGAATACCGCGTCAAATCCGTCCAGCACGGCAAGGCCTCATGGTATTCCATCAAGACCAACTACGGCACCAAGACCGCCAGCGGCCAAACCCTCTGCAACAACGCCCCGACCGCCGCCCACAAGACCCTTCCCATGGGCACCAAGGTACGGGTTGTCAACATGGCCAACAACAAGTCCGAGGTTGTCACCATCAACGACCGCGGCCCGTTCATCAAGGGTCGCATCATCGATGTCACCATCGGCACCGCCGAAAAGCTCGGCTTCGTCAACCGCGGTGTCGTGCCCGTGAAGGTCGAGGTGCTCGACAAGGCGGAAAACGCCGACAGCTGA
- a CDS encoding DNA cytosine methyltransferase: MGSDQWEVISEERAFDVVEGDVRDFSAKEFKGVDLLAGGVPCPPFSKAGKQLG, translated from the coding sequence GTGGGCAGTGATCAATGGGAAGTGATCAGTGAGGAGAGGGCATTCGATGTGGTGGAAGGGGATGTGCGTGATTTCTCGGCGAAGGAGTTCAAGGGCGTGGATCTACTGGCCGGCGGCGTTCCCTGTCCGCCCTTCTCGAAAGCGGGAAAACAGCTCGGCTGA
- a CDS encoding D-2-hydroxyacid dehydrogenase has translation MNITVLDGHTLNPGDNPWTAIGALGKLTVHDRTPTDEIVARAKGADIILTNKCPLSAETLAQLPNLKFISVLATGYNIVDTAYCAEKGIPVSNVPIYSTDAVAEFVFSLMLDFYKRPAFHSTLSHEGAWETSKDFCFWENPNFRELSGKTLGIIGFGRIGQRTAELGAAFKMNILGHSRSRSAETTFPFEWASIEEILEKSDVISLHCPLTTETHGMINEAAIAKMKPTAFLVNTARGPLIDEQALADALNSGRIAGAACDVVSAEPILGTNPLLRAKNLTLTPHIAWAAAEARARLMQITAENIMAFQSGNPIHLIG, from the coding sequence ATGAACATCACAGTCCTCGACGGGCACACCCTCAACCCCGGCGACAACCCGTGGACCGCCATCGGAGCCCTCGGCAAACTCACCGTCCACGACCGCACCCCGACCGATGAAATCGTCGCACGCGCGAAAGGCGCGGACATCATCCTCACGAACAAGTGCCCGCTCTCCGCGGAGACGCTGGCGCAGCTCCCCAATCTCAAATTCATCTCCGTCCTCGCGACCGGTTACAACATCGTGGACACCGCATACTGCGCGGAAAAGGGCATCCCGGTCTCCAATGTCCCGATCTACTCCACCGATGCCGTAGCGGAGTTCGTCTTCTCCCTCATGCTCGATTTCTACAAACGCCCCGCCTTCCACAGCACCCTCTCCCACGAAGGCGCATGGGAAACCTCGAAGGACTTCTGCTTCTGGGAAAACCCGAATTTCCGCGAGCTCTCAGGGAAAACCCTCGGCATCATAGGCTTCGGACGCATCGGCCAGCGCACCGCCGAGCTGGGAGCCGCGTTCAAGATGAACATCCTCGGCCATTCCCGCTCCCGCTCCGCCGAAACCACCTTCCCCTTCGAGTGGGCATCCATCGAGGAGATCCTGGAAAAATCCGACGTCATTTCCCTCCACTGCCCCCTGACCACCGAGACCCACGGGATGATCAACGAGGCCGCCATCGCGAAAATGAAACCCACCGCCTTCCTCGTGAACACCGCCCGCGGCCCGCTCATCGACGAGCAGGCGCTGGCCGACGCGCTGAACTCCGGCCGAATCGCCGGTGCCGCCTGCGATGTCGTTTCCGCCGAGCCCATCCTCGGCACCAACCCACTCCTCCGCGCAAAAAACCTCACCCTCACGCCCCACATCGCCTGGGCCGCAGCGGAAGCCCGCGCACGACTCATGCAAATCACTGCGGAAAACATCATGGCTTTCCAGTCCGGGAATCCCATACATCTCATTGGGTAA
- a CDS encoding acid phosphatase produces MKPLLHLIPALAIAACAPLGSEPPNLSDLKTRITTYAEDGTYLRDLESAVAGAKPYLGHRAASGEKNLTVIFDIDETVLSNLPHMKTADWGYQPPQWDMWVGEADAPALTPIREIYHTASALGYKVVFLTGRTELSRAATHRNLRNEGMGRYDRLILRPAPRKNTPSESAVDFKSRARKQLTEEGYTIVANFGDQQSDLQGGYSERTYKLPNPFYKIP; encoded by the coding sequence ATGAAACCGCTTCTCCACCTCATCCCCGCACTGGCCATCGCAGCCTGCGCCCCGCTGGGCAGCGAGCCGCCCAACCTCTCCGACCTCAAGACCCGGATTACCACCTACGCGGAAGATGGCACCTATCTCCGCGATCTCGAATCCGCGGTCGCCGGCGCAAAACCCTACCTCGGGCACCGCGCCGCCTCCGGCGAAAAGAACCTCACCGTCATCTTCGACATCGATGAAACCGTCCTCTCCAACCTTCCCCACATGAAAACCGCCGACTGGGGATACCAGCCGCCGCAGTGGGACATGTGGGTCGGCGAAGCCGATGCCCCCGCCCTAACCCCGATCCGCGAGATTTACCATACCGCCAGCGCGCTCGGCTACAAGGTCGTCTTCCTGACCGGCCGCACCGAACTTTCCCGCGCAGCCACCCACCGCAACCTCCGCAACGAGGGCATGGGAAGATACGACCGACTCATCCTCCGCCCCGCGCCCCGGAAAAACACCCCGTCCGAATCCGCCGTCGATTTCAAATCCCGCGCCCGCAAACAGCTCACGGAGGAGGGCTACACCATCGTCGCAAACTTCGGCGACCAACAAAGCGACCTCCAGGGCGGCTATTCCGAGCGCACCTACAAGCTCCCCAACCCGTTCTACAAAATCCCCTGA
- a CDS encoding type II toxin-antitoxin system HicA family toxin — MPKRLSSAEFIRILTDHDFRFISQKGSHTKYRNALGQTVIIPHPRKDIPIGTLRSMIRQSGLPGELFD, encoded by the coding sequence ATGCCGAAGCGCCTTTCATCCGCCGAGTTCATCCGCATCCTCACGGATCACGATTTCCGCTTCATCTCACAAAAGGGCAGCCACACGAAATATCGGAACGCGCTCGGCCAGACGGTCATCATTCCCCATCCGCGCAAAGACATCCCGATAGGAACCCTCCGCTCCATGATCCGCCAAAGCGGATTGCCGGGCGAACTCTTCGATTGA